The DNA segment AGAGACGAGACGGATTTTATGGATGTGTTGGAAAAAGGAAATTTAAAATCGTCAGAAAACAAAACTCTGATAAACACGCCCTGTATAAAGATTTACCCGAGAAGCGAAGGACAAAATAAATACATCAGGGAAATTGACAGGAGCGAATTGACAATATGCATAGGCCCTGCAGGAACAGGTAAAACATTTCTTGCCGTTGCCAAGGCAGTTGAAATGATGACGGAAAAGAGAATAAAGAAAATTATTCTGACCAGACCTGCGGTTGAAGCCGGAGAGAATCTCGGATACCTGCCGGGAGATCTGATAGAAAAAGTTCAGCCTTATCTCAGGCCTCTGTACGATTCACTCGAGATGACCTTGTCAAAGGATAAAATGAAGAAATTCATAGAATTCGGCCTGATAGAGGTCGCGCCACTGGCATTCATGAGAGGCAGAACTCTTAACGAAGCCTTCATAATTCTCGACGAAGCTCAGAATACCACTCCTCCGCAGATGAAAATGTTTTTGACAAGACTGGGCAGAAACTCAAAAACAGTAATATGCGGAGACGTCACTCAAAGTGATTTAATAGAGGGTCAATCCGGTCTTGTCGAGATAAAATCGCTTCTGGGAGGGATAAACGGTATTGGAATATCGGTTTTAACCCGGGAAGACGTAGTGAGACACAGATTGGTAAAAGAAATTATTAAGGCGTACGAAGAAGCGAATGAAAATAAATAAATACAATACAGCTTTTTTCGGCTGGAGATTTTTTTCGATAATTGCCGTAGTTTTTACGGCAGAGATAATCTCACATCCTCCTTCGAGAAAATCTCTGA comes from the candidate division WOR-3 bacterium genome and includes:
- a CDS encoding PhoH family protein; this translates as MAEIFIDLPSKLALAFVGPRDEYLRILKSKFDCKFFLHGEQVIIRGDEKSIKEASKAVYNLISCIEEGSLRDETDFMDVLEKGNLKSSENKTLINTPCIKIYPRSEGQNKYIREIDRSELTICIGPAGTGKTFLAVAKAVEMMTEKRIKKIILTRPAVEAGENLGYLPGDLIEKVQPYLRPLYDSLEMTLSKDKMKKFIEFGLIEVAPLAFMRGRTLNEAFIILDEAQNTTPPQMKMFLTRLGRNSKTVICGDVTQSDLIEGQSGLVEIKSLLGGINGIGISVLTREDVVRHRLVKEIIKAYEEANENK